Genomic segment of Mycobacteriales bacterium:
CCCGCCGGCGCCCGGCACCAGATTCTGTTGACGCCGGCCTCAGGGCCCGGTGACGGTCGTAGGCATCGTCCGCTGCTCAGCGCAGAACGAGGACGGATTCCAGATACCGAGCAGGAATGGCGATGCTGCCGCCGTCACCGTGTCGGTCCGAACGACGGGCCAGGTCGGCAAGGTCGGCCGCGAGAGCGGAGCGCCCGGTTTCGTCGAGTGCCTCGAACGCCTTCAGCGTCGGGCCGTACCAGCGCCGGAAGAACGTGACGAACTCCTCCGGCGAGGTGAACCGGAACGTGCACGTCCGCTCCTCGGACCGGGCACGGTTCACGGCGTTGCCGAAGATCTCGACGACGTGCTGCTCGGTACCCCAGAGCAACGGCGACTGCACTCCGGGCTTTCCCGGCACGTGCGAGGTGATGATCCGGAACATCTCGCCGATGAAGCCGTCCGGCGTCCACGACGCCAGTCCGACGGTCCCGCCCGACCGGGTGATCCGCACGATCTCGTCCGCGGTCCGTTGGTGGTCGGGGGCGAACATGGTCCCGAACACGGAGAGAACGGCGTCCATCGATCCGTCCTCGGCCGGCAGATCCTCGGCGTCGCCGAGCCGGAACTCGACATCGAGTCCCTCCGCGAGCGCCCGGGCCCGCCCGTCCTCCAGCAGGGCCGGCACATAATCGACGCCGACGGCGTACGCGCCGGACCGCGCCGCGGCCAGCGTCGCGTTGCCGTTCCCGCATGCGACGTCGAGGACCCGGGACCCGGCGCGCAGATCGGCGGCGTCGGCGAGCAGTTCGCTGACGAGCACGATTCTCGATGCGATGACCGAGAAGTCCCCACTCGCCCAGGTTTTCTGCTGCTGCGCCTTGATGGTTGCCAGTTCGTTCTGGCTGGCCACGACTGTCATTACGCCTCCCGTGCGGACACGGCCCGATCGGCCGCCTGTCATCAAGGATGTGTGA
This window contains:
- a CDS encoding class I SAM-dependent methyltransferase; this encodes MTVVASQNELATIKAQQQKTWASGDFSVIASRIVLVSELLADAADLRAGSRVLDVACGNGNATLAAARSGAYAVGVDYVPALLEDGRARALAEGLDVEFRLGDAEDLPAEDGSMDAVLSVFGTMFAPDHQRTADEIVRITRSGGTVGLASWTPDGFIGEMFRIITSHVPGKPGVQSPLLWGTEQHVVEIFGNAVNRARSEERTCTFRFTSPEEFVTFFRRWYGPTLKAFEALDETGRSALAADLADLARRSDRHGDGGSIAIPARYLESVLVLR